The following is a genomic window from Elusimicrobiaceae bacterium.
CGCGCTCGTCTGAGCCAGCGGTTCGCCGATTGTCGCCAGCCAGCCGCGCAGCCGGCTGTGGCCCGGCACTCTCACACCTATGCCCGCCGCGCCGCGCGCAAAGGCGGCCCAGCCGGGTGCGGGCGGCAGTATCAGGGTCAGCCGGCCGGGCCAGAACCGCGCGGCCAGCTTTTCCGCCGGAGCCGTGAACTGTGCAATTTTGCGCGCCGTCACGACCGAGCCGGCAAACACCGGCAGCGGTTTGCCGGGCGGGCGGTTTTTGAGCGCGTAGATCCGGGCGACGCTTTCCGCGCGCAGCGCGTTTGCGCCGAGCCCGTACACCGTGTCGGTCGGGAAAACCGCGAGCGCGCCGTCCCGCACCAGCCTCGCCGCTTCGGCCAGCGCGTCCGGCCCGGCCGTGTCAATATTAAGGATCAGTGTTTTCATTGGTTTGCGTGTCCGCTTCCGCCGGCGCGCGCAGGATCAGGACTATTTCGCCTTTCACCCTGTCACGCCCGGTTATTTCCGCGGTTATCCGTGCCAGCGTGCCGCTCAGCCATTCTTCGTGTATTTTCGTGAGTTCGCGCGCCAGCACGGCTTGCGTGTCCGGCTCAATATTTTCGGACAGCAGGCGCAGCAGCCCGGCTATTTGGAAAGGCGATTCGTAGATAATTACCGGCTTTTCCAGCGCGAGCGCG
Proteins encoded in this region:
- a CDS encoding L-threonylcarbamoyladenylate synthase, with translation MKTLILNIDTAGPDALAEAARLVRDGALAVFPTDTVYGLGANALRAESVARIYALKNRPPGKPLPVFAGSVVTARKIAQFTAPAEKLAARFWPGRLTLILPPAPGWAAFARGAAGIGVRVPGHSRLRGWLATIGEPLAQTSANSSGSPALTDEAGVLARFDGAVDIILTGGQLNGTESTVADLTGLAPVLLRQGAVTAEDFLAAL